The Malus domestica chromosome 08, GDT2T_hap1 genomic interval tgattctaaatggcttagactctgtggtgggattagttggaacttttgaaaagatgttatgatttttaacattttctatGTATTACAACTTGaaagtgaaaattttgttttagcTAAGTTTCatttaagttttagtttgttagcttttatttttgttttttagatttgttttgcttgagggcATGCAAAAAGTTAAGTTTGGGGGTAGTTAAtttcttgataggatttttaccatctgcaaaagtagggataaaaacacttaaaaatacttgcaagattACAAGGTTATCGTAGGATATCAACTCAAGTAAGGTCGTTTtccacagggattgaatgaataatttgtatttaaactaatccttagctaattatttagaacaaagtttcaaaaaggttgattttggaatttaaaataataaaaaagaatttaaataaaaaaaattaaataattaacaaaGTAAAGAAATCAAAATAAAGAGGTTttggaaaacaatttaaataCTAGGGTTCTGCCATCACTATTAACAATCCTATgcaattttaccaattacttatgaatttctgcctacatattttgaaggttaggttttcctaatacatATTTTCCTCGTGATGTTCAAGCaaaaacgtatatctaacatgcaacctgtctgtgatgttcagatcaaatataaacatacaagactcattaaactttgtgaaaaccctttaaaaaccatgcaacccttaagagcaTGATGTTCGCCTTAAATGACcttacaattactaatcacaagaagccttcTTCAATTTCAAGGTGATGTTCCAACATAAATTAtatcaaattacttgtctaaaaacCCTAATGGTCGCGAATCACTAAGACGATTAGATAGTTTAAccacggtgattaataattcaaagcaagcatgcatccattcataagcaaattaataaatTCACATATTCATTTTAAgactcaaggcttcgccctaacAAAAGCACTAGTTATGAACAATCAtaataaaaactaaagaaaatatattaactaaaaaaatgattgaaaacaccttgtaGGTAAAAAGTCTGAAGTTCTCCAAAATAATGCGTGCGTTCTcttttcctcctcctccttaaaccctaatggctaaatatctttacttatatgactacaaaataaaaccctaaaaggtcttagaataaaactaggaaacataataacaAAAGGACAACTAGAAATTACATTCCTATTCTGACTAGGAAATCTGCCCAACACAGAAATAGCCACATTTTTTAACATTCAAGGCTCCAAAACAGGCCCAAAATGACTCAAACTAAAGATTAGGACCTCCTCTTCAAGTTCCAAGAAGAGCCCAAGTCCAAAATCCATCACCTTCTAGCCCAAGTCGTAAATAAACTTTGTAGCTCAATCTGCCAGCACTACACGTTGGACATAAATTAATTCGCCACAATCAGATGCTTCGggataaaattatgaaattttgatacaaCCTTCTTGATAGATTCATGAACCCACTCCAATTGGAATTACTAAAAAATTTCACCGTTTGATTACTTTATGCTCCAAACAAGTTAGCATATCCTACattaaaaatacataacaaaacatcaaaatctcaccaaaattataaccaaaatataccaagaataaggaataatatatagtataaaatcgactttgtggagccaaaaatattcactaggcgacacgtggacttttgaacgaaagaggacaaaaatacccttgaggcataccgggattcctacgcgcaagtagtgggtaatcatcctcaaccaattcaaaaatgctccagaagaggtaaccaattccaaattatcttattttaggtaattatttccaaaacttaatttccctaatatattatttagttaattaattatctaaataatatattcttcccatatctcctaaaatcatcccttaattatcaatttgaaacatccactcaaacctaaaaaatagtatagggccggctatcccattcaaaacctaatccatcaccttttttctaccttttccatcatttcttcccttttattagccaatcaataccataaagtactaaaacatttcctttcatatttaattagccaattaattggctaattaaacctaaaataaaacctaaaactctCACCTAGTAGCCGGCCACATTCCCTCCCTTCTTTTCCCTACCTTTTCTGATTTCCTCCACTTTATTACCCAAATAAAGttagtcattcaatttggtaacttcccatttatttctatcatattttattagccaataaagtgactaattaaaccacaaaaattcaccaaaaacacacacaaaggggccggccactttCTTGAAAAAGTGGACCAACTTAGTCCTAtaaatagtcacccattttttaccaaacactcattccaaaACTCTtgcaaaaaaatcccaaatactctaaacactatttctctctaaaaattctaactttggcatcggaggttcttcggccaaagcccccccccccaattcatcgtgggcgcgtgaggcttttggccttaacctaaggtgctagttgttttgtaggtgcaaaatcgtccaagatcgaggaggagaaaatttgcatccacaaattggtgctttcattgagagttgaaatccatactcgtagaagactctcgcacaaaaaggttttttctttattttctagtccatttgaatatttttcatacgttcttattattagaattttttacttgcaaaggttctttgataaaacgtataagaaaaatataatggctggaaatttagaaaatttcgCAAGTAaaaattctaatattcaagAAAGGGAATTGCGGAGATCCGGGAagcaaaatgcgacaataaggggatcggcatcatcaccacgagcttccaccatgggaaccaccgtggtggctacctcgatAGCCACCCGCGGCAAGGTCCATGGTGGCTTCACCacagccaccatgggaaccaccgcggtggctacttcggtagccgctcgtggcgaggtccatggggCCTTCACCacagccaccatgggaaccaccacggtggctacttcggtagccactcgaggcgaggtccatggagccttcaccacggcccgagccgtgccatccaagtttacgtggatCCAAGCCCAAGCCTTGCATTCACgtgcaccgcgcattgagcagcctgctcccgtgatccagcctgctcttgtagcccagcctgctccaatGATCCAGCCTGCCCCAGTGATCCAGCCTGCCCCCGCAGCCCAACCTGCTCTCATGGTTTCCCAAGCTACCCAAGTCGGCCCGAGACAAtttcaaccatccggaccaatCATCGAGGCTGAGGcgttttcaccacatttctctgcagatttgacattccccaactcaaatctcgcacttGGAGTCAACCACCCTTTTATTGTTCAAGGAGGTGCATTCCATCCAAGTTCTTCCAATCCGAATGGCGAACAAAACTTAtcccgacaagtcatagaattgacgagcacccttgcacaacaaactaccttggtgaatcaaatTTTACAACGCACTGAGATGCaatgcgcccacgatgaagtTTCCCGAAGTAGAACAAAGGTAGACAATGAGCCTTTTAAGCAGCGTCCTGGAAAGCAACCATTCAACCCATCACAAGTTGAGCATTCAGACAGTGCACACtctcgattgggcccccgaaatagcgtatactcccgtcttagcgcgcggaggagcgtgcattCTCGGTTAGGCCCACGGGCGagtatacattcacggttggggccacgctttgataatcaacatgggcAGCCTTCCAGGCAGAGCATTCATTCACGATTAGGCTCACAAGGAGTATTCTCCACATCACATCGGAGCAGACAGCCTGACAAACGGAAGGAAACAATCATTCAATCCGGCTCTAGTTCAACCGGTAGCCTGCAAAGAAATCCCTCGCGTGCTAGGAATCTATCTCATCCATTGCAGCCACAGCGTAGACGAGCCGAGCGAgaagaagagcagcctagaccggtAGAAAAAGACCAAGGGCAGCCAAAGgttccgctaccccaacaaaagcAAATCCAAAAAGAGGTAGAAAGGCTTTTCAATGAACGGATGCGTGATTTTCGGCGCAACGAAATGGTTGATGAGGCACTAAGGCGAgatatgaccaacataagcaggtcacctttcgcggatgagatcgagcaggcagagcctccgcgcaagtttagcatgccgcacttcacatctttcaaaggagacGGGGATCCCGAAAGACACTTGAAGCATTACCGAAGTGCGATGGTCCTTTATCGGAATAATGACGcccttatgtgcaaaatattcgccactactttacaaggcgaggcacaagattggtttcatACCTTGCCGGCACGATCTATCTagaattttgatgatctttccttggttttcaccaaagaatactcatcttatcgatcgatcaagaagaagtccgaTCACCTGTTCAAcgtaaagaaaaacccaaaagagtcgcttcgcgattacgtgaagagattcaaagcagagaaggcgaaGATCGTCGGATGCGACAACTCGATAGCaagtgcagccttccaaaaaggactaccagcagaccacccactgtttggagaaatgatcatgaaagaagacctaACTCTAGCAGATTCCTTTACTCTGGCAGAAAAGCATGcgctttgggacgaggctcgacAAGCAGAAAAGGCTCCCGAACAGCCTCGAAAATAGTTGGCAGCTGCTCAAAAGAAGGATGAAAAACAACCCAACAAGGGCAGGCAGGAGTTCAAGCGCAGGGACCGACCCACGACCAAAGAAGGCCCGATGACCAATAACTATTCTAAGTTCTCAATTctgattcatcaaatccttcgtgacatcaagaatgaaccatggttcaagttGCCGAAACAGTCAAAaggagatacttccaagttggaccaCACCAAGTATTGCGCATTCCACCAAGGTCCTGGTCACACAACCAACAactgctacacttggaagaactacctagagAAACTCGTGAAAGAAGGCAAAGTCGATAGATATTTGGACAAGCCAGCTGAGCAGCCAAAAAAGAATGCAGACGGAGATGAGGAGCCACCAACTAAGATGATTCGAATCAATGGCATTTTCGCTGAATCCGAGCACTTGGGGGCCACTAATAATtccaaaaagaggaagatccagcagGCTTTACTAATCTCACAAGTTCAAGCAGTCGATACCCAACTTGGACCTATCATTGGCTTCACGGAGCAGGATGCGGAAGGAGTCGACTTCCCACACGACGATGCATTAGTAgtatctgtccaactagcccatgctatagtcgacaggatgatggttgacaatggaagtgcggtcaacctacttcaactttcagtcattcagaagatgggcctggaaagTACAATCATATGTCGGGCAGAGGTACTTACTGGATTCAACGGACACATCTCAACTGCCATTGGCCATATCACACTTGACGTAAAAACACCGCCAGTCGTCTCAAAGCAAACATTCACGATTGTAAGTGACCCGtctccctacaatgggattcttgggagaccttggttgatcaagctggatgctgtcacttccgtcaagtatcaaaaaatTCGATTCCGCATCCCGGGAGGAGGAGTCGGAGAGATCAAGTCTGACCAGGTTTCATCCCGACGATGCACTGTGCAAATgttgaaagaaacaaagaagaagacctttaccccCGTAGAGGTTACCGAAGTCCAAAAGGGCAAAGAAATtgccaaatagcaattacagcaggTGGATCGAGAAGATGGCGCCCAAGCAGACAagataggatggaaacccgaagaggacgccgaagacatcattcttgatccccagcAGCCGGAAAAGACAGCTAAAATTGGCTCACGACTAAGCCCAGacgagaaggaagaactcacaaTTTTCCTTAGGAAAAATCGAGATATCTTCGCATGGTCACCATCCGACATGCCCGGTATTGACCCCAAGGTGGCCTGCCACAAGCTGCACGTCGATCCAACTGCCAAACCGGTAATTCAAAAAAGAAGACATTTCGCTCCCGAACGAGTAGCGATCATCGAGGCAGAAATCAACAAACTATTGGAGGCCGGTttcatagaagaggtagcacactcggcatggcttgctaatgtcgtactagtcatgaagaaagagaagggcaaatggagggtttgcgtagactacaccgacctcaacaaagcatgcccaaaagaCCATTATCCTGTCCCCCGGATTGATCTAttagtagattcaacttctggAAACCAGTTGCTTAGTTTCTTAGACGCGTACTCCGGCTACAACCAGATAGCCATGCATGAgcccgacaaggagaaaactgCGTTCGTGATAGAGCGAGGCacttactgctacaaggtcatgccctttggcctcaagaacgcgggagccacttaccaaaggctagtaaatatgatgttcaaaaagcaaattggggtaaccatggaggtctatgtCGACGATATCATGGTAAAGGGCAAGCAGCGATCAGATCACATTCGTAATTTAGCAGAAACTTTCAATATCCTTAGAaggtacaagatgaagctcaaccccACCAAGTGCACGTTTGAAGTATCTTCAGGCCgattcctagggtacttagtaacccaacgaggaattgaagcacatcccaagcaaatccaagcaatcatagagatgaaatctccaactaccttgaaggagatccaaagcttgaccggaCGAGCAGCCGCCCTCAATCGCTTCCTCTCACGATCCACCGATCGATGCAAACCctttttcaaagctatcaagagggcacaaaaagacaaatgggatgaagaatgcgaaaaagctttccaagacttgaagaattatctcacatcacctcccttactatccaagccggAAGCAGCGGAGGATTTGTACATTTATTTGGCAGTTTCCGAGGTAGCAGTGAGCTCTGctctcatacgagaagagctgggggcccaattgccggtattctacacttttaaagctcttctcgatgcggaaacaagatatccgaagatcgaaaaattaattttggcgttagttgttgcggctcggaagctcagaccatACTTTCAAGCTCATACGGTCATTGTTATGACTCAATATCCCTTACGATCAATATTACATGGTCCAAACgcttctcaacgagtgatgaaatgggcattggaacttggccaatatggtttagtttttcGACCTCGCACAgcgataaaggcccaagccttggcagACTTCGTGGTAGAATTCACACCTAGCCTAGGCAACGCAACAGTGCGGCCCAACGACGCCCCAGAAGCAGCCGAGAGTACCTTAGCCACACTTACTCCATCCAATAAAGATTTTTGGAACTTGCATGTCGACGGTGCATCCAACTATAAAGGCTCGGGAGCAGGTGTAGTTCTTGTTACTCCAGATGgctcaatgctcgagcaggcgatcactctaggtttcaaagcatccaataacgaagcagagtacgaggctTTACTAGCACgcctccgaatggcaaaagacttggcggtgaagaaactcgcaattcattctgattcccaactaatcaccagccaggctACTGGGGAATACACGGCAAAACACCTAAGGATGGCACAATACCTAAAGAAAGTACGCCAGCAGCTTGaagcatttcagacttacactctcactcaagttctGCAGGCAGACAATGCACATGCAGATGCACTAGCTGGTTTAGGCTCCGCCCTTGACCACCAATTCAAACGCTCAATTCCggtggaatatctagacaagccaagcatagagatggAGTCGATAGCcgaagtgtcacaggttagtgtaACTCCCACTTGGCAAAGTTCAATTATAGACTACTTGGTCAACGGCACATTACCCACAGAAAGATTGGAGTCAAGGAAGCTCCAAATTAAGTCGGCACGTTACTATATGTGGAATGGCATTCTCGTCCGAAGATCCTACACcggaccacatctccgctgcctaGCACCTCtcgatgacttgaaggttctaagctcaatccatgaaggcgtttgtgggaatcactctggaggtcgatccttagcccaaaaggctcttaacgcaagctattactggcctaccatgcaccaagatgctaaggagttagtgcAAAAGTGCGACCGCTGCCAACGCTACAAACCAGTACCAGCACTACCCGCCAGTGAGCTACACCCGCAAACGAgtccttggccattcatgcaatgggcaatcgacctggtaggGCCTATGCCGCCTGCTACGGGgggcagatgcatgatgatcgtggcaaccgactatttcaccaaatgggtagaagcagaacCCATGACAACCACAACTCAGATGGACATAGAACGctttatatggaggaacatcatttgtcgatttggcatccctcagtcTATCGTTACTGACAACGGTCCTCAATGTGTGGGaaaagatttggcaaagttcttccaaaaatacggcatcaaacaacacatgtccacaccaagatatcctcaaAGCAATGGGCAGgctgaagcatccaacaagacgatcctcgactgcctcaagaaatccctcaccgacaaaaagggaaaatggccataTGAGCTCCCAGgatgtttatgggcatatcgcaccaccaaaagacgagcaaccggtgaaactcctttctctttggcgTTTGGTTCAGAAGCAATCATACCTCCCAACATCATCGTGCCAGGCATCAACACTCTATTGCCAAGCGTTGAGCAGAACAGTAAAGAGATGGCCACAGAtttagatctggcagaagagAGGCGCGAACAAaccatcacccgcatcgcagcctaccagcagcagctcatttccagctacaacaaaagggccaagatccggcagttccaaccCGGAgacctagtcctaagaaaagctttCATCACTGCCCGCAGAGAAGGCTCGAAAAAAATGgaccccatctgggaaggtccttaCAAAGATCAGCAGAGTCGGCGGTAAAGGCAGTTATACTCTTGCTACCATGAATGATAAAGAGATCGAGAAGcaatggaacgcctacaatttgAGGAAATACCATGTGTGATTTCACACTATATCAAGACCCGAAGACTCGAGCAGCTCAATGGGCACCACCTCGTAAACCGAGGATTATCCAATCATCATGCAGTTTTGCAACCAAGTTATTtgctcattttatttttcaataaagaatTCAAAAGTAATTTGTAACTTGGCTTTAATAAATGTCTACAACTACTTATTTCtttctgcacttcaaaagaagattacACCCCCCAAGGGACCAACTGTGCTCTCCAAggcgggaggataaactcaacactccgaatatccagacgtggatgagcttgGCTGCCCTAGAATAACTAGGTgcatgatggcttgcgccgggattcctagaagtagccacaatggtctgtttcaaggcttagctagttGAAGGATTATGGGTCTATCGGCTTAAACCgcagggaaccgggccctagagacggagggggcacattatgcagcACACCCAATGGGCGGCTGCCCTGgaaacctaaagctgctaccgagtgcactaaggtagcctacggatttccagaagactgcctacggcttgcccttcgagcagtagaaCCATGCTAGACTTatgcaaccgcacattcttgtgaaaggttaaacaagttagcgtGCACACGCGAAGATTTTATCCActaccgacatgctacgtagtcgataaaaTTCACCTCTGCCAAACGCAGaataacctacaccaagtcctaaagtgttgtgatacttgctacacagCCTACGGAATTGGAAAGAGCCAAGGTTGAATAGCCAAGTGGTTACGCGGATTcatctgcttctgtaagtaaggcatccggctgccaaccctatggttaacaactttgcaaaagttctacatCAACACCTACGGCTACATAGGCTATGtgggcttgtctgcttataaaaaagtagcgcGCCTGCCACTGGCCTATAAGGactaaaggttaaaaaaaaaaaaaattttaaaaaattaaaaaaaaaaaagcaaggatgggaaaagcaaaagaagcaagtttattaaattttatagcaaaattgataaacaacaagCAAataccgaaggagttcaagcaaaagcaacaaaggaaagaaaaggaaatcctAAAAGCTACttagaagactactcttcagtAGTTTGGACATCTCCTAACTGCTCGGTCgttacaccttcagcagccttgGTGTTTTCAGCAGCGGCATCCTCCGAATCTTTACCCTCGACTGCTCCAGCCTGGGTATCAACTCCTCCAACTATTTCATCGATAGAAGACTCAAAGGTAAAATCgagcaagtcttctggagaaatagagaaggtctcgaagtctttaccaaaaaacacaaaaattcacatcatattttattagccaataaagtgactaattaaaccacaaaaattcaccaaaaaacacacaaaggggccggccactttCTTGAAAAAGTGGACCAACTTAGTCCTAtaaatagtcacccatttttaccaaacactcattccaaacctcttgcaaaaaatcccaaatactctaaacactatttctctctaaaaattctaactttggcatcggaggttcttcggccaaagccccccccattcatcgtgggggcgtgaggcttttggccttaacctaaggtgctagttgttttgtaggtgcaaaatcgtccaagatcgaggaggagaaaatttgcatccacagacTCATCAtgtcctccaattggaattactccaaaattcttcCATTTGGGAGAAAGTCGGAAATCCTATATTGAATATACAAtttaaagtatcaaaattcttacaaaataataaccaaaataaactaagattagggtaatatatataatataaaattgactcATCAATGAACGAGTTCTTGTTCTTCTACAAGTCCATATCGATGCAGCAAAGTGGCGCCGGTGACAAAAACGAAGGCAGTGACACTCGTGGGGATGTCGCTGTTGatcatgaagatgaagatgaggaCCTTGCGAAGGCATTCATTGTGTTTGATTTGAACGGCGATGGCCTCATCTCTAGCGAGGAGTTTGAGATCGTACTGAAGAGATTAGGGGTTTTGGAGGAGAATAGCAGCCGTGACTGTAGAACTATGATTCACGTGTACGACACCTACTTGGACGGCCTCCTTGATATTCtggaattcaaaaccatgatgtTCCAAAATACTATTTCTTAACTTATCCACATTTACATTTTTTGAGATTTAAGTGAAAGTATTTGCAGCCCCTGCCCAagcagttctctctctctctatatatatataatgataaatggtttttgtttttgtttttttttaattctaagtGATATTTACTACTCTATTTTAAGTTAAAATTTGAAGAGGTAGATCTAATTCAATCCGAAATGTAGTAGGTTGAAGAGGGGTACAAAGTTTTTCTTGTTAAACTTTCTCGAACAAGGTAAGAGGTTACTAAGTCAGCTTAAATCCTTAGTTGAACTCCGCAGTTAAAGAGGTTATGGAGTTAACTCAAATGCTCAAGGATGTGCAGTAGCTCACAAATACAGATGTTAATGTCAATCTGATTGCTTTTGGTCTCATAAAAGTTTCAAATTAGAAAAATTTTTGCTTATGCCTCCTCATCCTTCTTCCTCTACCAATTGGTGCTACTATATATATTTTGGTTGTTGTATGGGATCCATCATCTTGTAATTTCAACCATCTAAGCGATATAATCTAcattattgtatcaaaataaCAAACATTATAATCTGCACGTCACCGCTAAGTACtcatacgttttttttttcttttttcctgaaCAAAGATATTATCTACAATAAGAGAGTAGGACAATGGAccaagcctcacaatgagttagcaataatgtgattccgGTTCACCTTTGATGAGAAACGaaactaagacctctcacttacaagtgagagGTTGCATTTGCGCATCTTTgtttgtgcggtctatgtgctgATTATGCACCCTTATGAACAAAAATGGATCCTCAGAGAAGGATGAGAATCTATGTTAGATATGATTCTCTTTCAAAACCTTTGACatgcgatctctttaccgcttgTTACACGGATTGTCAAttttatgagacagtcttcttgctattagggggagataagagcGTCACCGTTCTAGAATAACGATGTGAATTATTGTGGACGACTCCTACAATGTCTCATTTGGGTTTC includes:
- the LOC139198058 gene encoding uncharacterized protein; this encodes MTNNYSKFSILIHQILRDIKNEPWFKLPKQSKGDTSKLDHTKYCAFHQGPGHTTNNCYTWKNYLEKLVKEGKVDRYLDKPAEQPKKNADGDEEPPTKMIRINGIFAESEHLGATNNSKKRKIQQALLISQVQAVDTQLGPIIGFTEQDAEGVDFPHDDALVVSVQLAHAIVDRMMVDNGSAVNLLQLSVIQKMGLESTIICRAEVLTGFNGHISTAIGHITLDVKTPPVVSKQTFTIVSDPSPYNGILGRPWLIKLDAVTSVKYQKIRFRIPGGGVGEIKSDQVSSRRCTVQMLKETKKKTFTPVEVTEVQKGKEIAK
- the LOC139198059 gene encoding probable calcium-binding protein CML44, which encodes MNEFLFFYKSISMQQSGAGDKNEGSDTRGDVAVDHEDEDEDLAKAFIVFDLNGDGLISSEEFEIVLKRLGVLEENSSRDCRTMIHVYDTYLDGLLDILEFKTMMFQNTIS